The sequence CATTCGCTTTGGAAATGAAAGGTGGTTCGAAGTCACAAACAAGCTCTCAGAGGAAATAACGGCTGTGTACCGGCTAGCGGATACCCCCATCTGTATTCATCCCACGAGCATGTGGGCATTGACAGGAAGATAAAGCGCATCGGCCTTCTGGAATACAACGAAGTGGACTCTGCTACTTCTGGCTGTTAAGGGTACCTCATCAGGGAGGAACGGTACTTTCACCGTAAATGTCTAGATAGCAACAGTGGCTTCACCTCGTCACGTCTTTGCCCGCAGAGCTCAGCCGTGGATAAGAGGCCCAAAGGAGAGCCTCTCAAACACAGTCGAAGATACGTTGAACCCTCTAGACACGGGCGCAGGAGCCCGCAGCAATCCGCGACTGCGGACAGACAAGCTGTAAGAGAAACGGCTAGCGTGAGCCGTGTGGCGACGAGCCTGCTACATTAAAATGAGTCAGTCATGAGCCTCTACGGTACTGTGGAGGAGCCGTACCTCCAGTAGGAGGTTTGTCCTTAAAGCACTCGGCTACTTTTTTCTCCGCAGCCTGTTTGTGTGCCTTGTGTGTTTTGCTCTTTCTTAACTTGCCCAAGtgctcctctcgcctctttctctcggcCTCAGCGTTCTTTGCCTGCGAGGTAGCGGCTCCCGCTTTCCCAGCTTcgaaggcggccgcgactTTGGTGACCTTGGCTCCCTGCTTGCGTTGCTTCTTCGAGTGTGCACACCCCATGGTGAGCTGGCGCATGCTCCATATGAGACTCCTTCGGTAGGTCTTCATAGAACTGTGTTTTTCATGGCGAGAAACAACGTGCTCGCTGGAAGAGCACGAAAAAGGCTCTAACTATAAATCCCTGCTTAATAGCCACTCCTCCACGCTCGGTGACCGGTCCGACCCTCCGTGCATGTGGATGCTCAGTTGGCCAAGACGACACAGACGTACACCCACCGCAGTGGAATAAGCTCTCTCTCGCACGACAAGGAGGCTGCAACACTCAGTGCGGGCTCTGGACTTCACGTGCGGAATCGGCATGTGAATCGATAGCCGGCACTGGGCAACGAATGAAGCTGTGCCACTTTGCCACTGACCCGTCGCACGTGGGCAGCGGGGCGCTCAGTGCGGCGACGGATGTACGTGCCTCACACGGCTCGGCGGCAGTCACGTTCAACAGTGCGAGTAAGAAAAGCCTGTCCGACCGGTCTCGCAACATACTAGTTTTGTGGCAACACAAAGGCTTTCCCGATGTCTGTTTAAGGTACGCGAGGAAAgggatgcatgcatgcgtcgtttcagcgagcgcgaggcggctccCTTGTGCGTTGACTGGTGTAGCGCACGAGACTGGGCCGTGTGCTGGCTAACTGACGATACGCGAGGGTTAACAGAGGGGGCGGGACCACAACCTCACGCGCAGCAATCAGTTACGTTTGCTTTCCGAAGAAGTGTTTAGTATTGAGAGAATTGAGTCGTTTTGCTTCTGCTTTATATCATCGGAGCCCTCGAGGGGCCGTGGTGGATGTAGTAAAATTGCCGCGAGCGGAGTGTTGATTTGAGAGGCTTGCCCCCCCGCTGAGCGTGCCGTCGAGGCGGGTCAGTTTACgagacggcgcgaggcgcttgagAATTGTCCTTCAATCCGAGGAAGAACATCTGACGCTGAACCGCCTTTTTCTCATGAGGAGAGTTCCGGTGGTGTCGGGTGAAGGGGAGGAAGTGGAGGAGGACTCTGGATCGAGTCAATCGGTGCCAGTGACTTTCCGAACGGCAGATAGAAGTGACCAACATGGGCGTGAAGCCGGTGATAGTGCGACAACAAAGCAAAAGGAAATGACAGACGAGTTACCAACTGCCTTGCCCCAAATGGCAGACGGCGTGCCGGGGCTGGTCTCGGACGTTTATGCCAGCGATGAAGGACATATCCTAGAGTCAAGCGAGGAGCCGAAATCCGAGGAATTTTCTTCCAAAGATGAACTCGCAGGGAAACAGCCACCGCAAGAGGCTCTTGAGATCAGGAAAccaaaagaagagagaggagaaggaaagcgaGAAGAGCAAGAGAGGGAGTTTTGCCTGCGTGGACGCGCACAGCCCGAGCAAGCAGAACGCCTATCCGGAGGGAGTGCATCTGGAAGTGCCTACGCAGAACCACGGCAGAGAAGCGCAGATTCCAGTTCGGCGGACATCAAGCAAGTCGTCCTCGAGTATGAGCCGGTACCAGATCGGCAGACTCAAAAGAGCGGGTACGCCCTGGTGGACTCTGTAAACAGCTTTCTCGACAGCTGGTTGGTCCCCGAGGAAGGTGCCAAGGTggtccccccccccgcccccatCGTAGCTCCAGTCGTCGTTACGAAAGTGGACTCCGCCCCTCAGCCTCACTGCAGAGgtgaagaggcagagagcgtATGGTCGCAGCTGAGGTCGTTGCAGGCATGCACCCATATCGATCTGTATGAAACACGGCCCGAGTGCCCGAAGTGTCACCAACCCCTCCCCGGTGACAAAAGGCCGCAACCCCAAACCTGGACGAGATGGATTTTCAAGCAGTGCGAAGAGCCTGTGGACCTTCAGGCAGAATTCCTTGTGTATCCAAATCCTCTTGTGTACATCGGTCGCCCCCGACCGGACATCGATCAACCTTGGTTCGGTACTACCTCCTACGTACCTGCGTAGTGGTTCACCCCTCGTTTATTCGTTCGTGCGAGGGAATATTGAGCCCCCTTCGTGAGCTCCTACGCTTGCGATGTACGAGAGTTTGCATATCTAGTGCAAGATGATAATGGCGGGTGCAGGGGCTTTCGTACCCTGTTGAACATACTAGAAAAGCTGAACTGCATGGCGTTACAGAGCGAAGTGGTAAGATgggcctgtctccgcgtgccGTTTCTCGTGTATCCAGTGCCAGTTGAACAACGGCTTCGTAAAAAGAGTCAGATTTGAAACTGGTTCGGACCGGGTTGTATTACCACTAAGAATGCCGTGCCTCTGGGGGAGCGCAACATGGTAACTTCAGCAGGCAGCTCTCTGCATGGAACATTTCGCACGCGCTACCTAGCACGTCTGCTTTCATGTCTCATTTTCATCTGCTGAGGACTCCTCCTTGGCGTTGGCTTCAGTCAGCTCTGAATTTGTCCTCGCTACCTCGCGTGGCACGGAGTATTCCAGCCCTGTGGTATCTTCCTTAAGACTTTCTTGTTACGGGAGATAGGAAGGGGGTTGGAGAAAGCCTAGATCTTACGAGCAGCTCCAGACGTGACAATTCTTCGCAGGGAGGGACACAGAAGCCGTCTACCCATGCGGGGGGTGGGCTATCGCTGGGATATCGAAACGAAGGTGCAGCTGGCTTTTCGTTTGAGTCCTTAACTGTACATTAACACAGCTTtgtgcgtcttcttcctttgTGGGTATTCTGAACTTACATGAGAGCAGCTCTCTCACGTCCCCCAGCAAGTAGCACTTCAAGTCGGATGCTTGCATATCTACGAATTCCTGAGAAGTCTGTATCTCATGGCTTGCATTTACGGCGTAGAACGCGCAGCGCCACCTCAGACAGAGTTGTCTTATAGCGTTGCCGTTGAAGGATTCTTTCCTCGATCGTTCGGGCGCCGATAAGCCTGTATATGTACACCGGATTTTTCTGGCCTGGGCGCCATACCCTCGAGAGCGCCTAGCACAGCAATCGTTTGAAAGTGCGATCGCATGACGAGTACTTGGCATCACACCTGCTTGTCGTTGGCGGGGTTCCTTCGCGAAGCCATCAACACGATTGCCTAACGTAGTTCGAATCGCACGTACCAATCAGGATCTACCAAAATGAGCCTGTTCGCTCCTGTCAGGTTCAGACCCACTCCTCCAGCCTTGGACGACAACAGAAACGCGAAATACTCTTTGCTCTCGTTGAAAGATTGTACAATGCCGGTGCGCTCCTTCACGAGTGTGGATCCATCAAGCCGCAGGAACGTGTAACCTTTGGCTAGCATGGCAATTTCAATACTGTCCAGAGTAGAAGTGAAATTGCTAACAATAACAACCTGTGAAGAAGGACTAATGGAATGCCTAGTCTCGCAATCAGGCCACACGCAACTGCTCAAACCTTGTCGTCCGATGAGGCTCGGATGGATGCCAGCAGACCCTCCAAAAACCGCATCTTCGAATGTGTCCGGAATTCCCTGCAACTGATTGCTGAAGGGACTGCGTCGCTTTCGACGTGCATTGATGTACAGTGGGTTACTAAGTATAGCCCTCATAACGTCGTCGAgttgtcttcttcctttcACACTCAGCTGAGCTGCCTGAGCGgggctttcttcttcctccacgCGTGCTCCATCGTACCGGATCGCAGAAGGACAGTTCACAATCTTGCTGACAAACCGACTGTTGGAGGCGGGCATGAAGATGGCGCTCCTGAGCTTACCGAAGAGCGGACAACACTGCTAAAATAAAACAACTGTTGCGTCTGTGGCCTGTCAACGCGAGCTTGCAGACCGCCTCATAGATGAGTTTTTGCCGGTCCACGAGGTTCACGAAGATGGCAATCGTTTTCTTAGGCGGCACTGTTTGGAGCTTGGGTTGGGCTTATCCGCATGCCTCATGCCGGAGGTGCTCACCAAATGGAATCAGGACTTCATCGGTCCGACGTAGCATGAACCGAGACTGCACAGCTGATACTCCGCTGTGTTTCTCGCATCACTTTATCAGCTTCACCAGTATTGCTGTGAGCTCTTCGGCCCGCTTTTGTCCTAAAGCATCTGGCAATGCTCTACCGAGTGACACACCACCGTTGACCCGTATTTTACCCAGTTGCTTCTCAGCCATGGTGGCTGTCGGCAAGCGCGCCTTCAAAATAGGCTCCTTGAAGACCTTTGCGAAGATTCGATGATCTGGCATAGCTCCCGGTCGTACAAAAGAACAGCAAGCATGCAGCTCATCCTTGGAAACAGCCATTTAAGCCTTAGCAGAATATGTTAGATTGACTGAAATAATACCACGTCGTTTTGAAGTGGGGTCCCTGCATTGTGAGAAGCAGGTTTTCCGGATGTGCCCCCAGTGGTGTTCTGTGATGCTCACCAGAAAGGATTATTCTGTGTTTAcaaggcagctgcagcaggttGCGTGCTGTCTGGGTTCTTGATGACTTCAGGCGGTGGCCTTCGTCGCATATAAGCATGTCAATAGAGGAGGTAATACTACCAGAGAGCTTCCTACCGGAAAACTGCGGGGTAAATCGACACTAGTTCATCTCTGTGTTTTTCTCACCTCAGTTGATCGTACGAGATGATGACGAGCTTGCATGTATTTGCGGCAGCAAACTGCTGCAGAGTTGTTTTCGTTTCCTTCCCATCGCCGGATGCTACCAAAAAGGTTATTCTGTTGCCGAGCCACTTCTTGATCTCTGTCGTGTGTCTTTCTTGGCAGGTGTCTCGAGAGGGGAAAGGGCATACCCACCATGAGTCCAGTTGCCAACAAGACTGGCTGGACATACGACACAGCACTTGGATGCAAGTGGCCGTCGCCATGCGGGCTGAGACACTGCCACCcacagcagagacagagccTGGATTGTCTTTCCTAGTCCCATTGTATCCGCGAGAATGCAGCCTTCTCCCTTGAGCAGCTGGCTATACATCCAACATACGCCTTCCTTTTGGTGAGGTCTAAGATGCGTATTCAGGAAAGCATCAATCCATATCGGTTGGTGCGCGCCTGTCGGTTCTTCCCAAACAGCAATCTGGAGCGCTGCGGGACGCAAGGAAGTGCTACGCAGTGCGAATTTGCGGTCAACCTCTTTCCTCACCGCCGGGCGGCACAGTTACTTCCTTGGTAGACGTCTCTCTCCAGTGATACAAGTGGTGAGACTGTGCAGGAGTACGGaatcgcctcgtcgctttgGCTTGCGGTTCATTAATCTGGATCCGGCTCGATTCGCAGTTGTTACTGGAACCCATCAGGCACACGCTTAGTGGGCTCACAGTTGATGCATGACCTACATGAAGGAACGTCCAGAGGAATAATCTTCCTTTAGAATACGCTCGCAGAGCTCAAGCTCGAAGTTTCCGAGGACTGCAGCTTTTGTACCGCTGACAAGACTGAGCATCTCGCTGCTGATGCTCACCAAGAGTTGATCCGGGGCCTTTATCGTCCGACCAACCACGCTTTACGCTTAACTTAGCCACATCTGTTCCCTGCAGTTGGTCTACAATTTTGCCGGGGGCTTTCTTGCCGGATAGGGCTTACGGCATCATTAATTAACACTAGGCTTCCTGCCTTTACTAGAAGAATCCCGTCACTGCCGATAGATAGGAATGTTAGCTGCCCCTGCCGATACATGTTGTGGCCGCTGACTTGTATCTTTTCCGTTTCTTCAAAGAGCGTTTTGTGTACAACACCTTGTATCCGAGAAATTCGCTGGACGTGATTGGGCCTGTGGCCTCAGTGCGGCCCGCAGCAGTTGTTGGCGGTATCCTGGGTGCACCTTCCCTCATCTCTGCCGTATTTTCGTGTAAGACACAGCATGCCATGAGCCGCGAACGCAGCCAATGCGTACCGCTCCCTTCTATTTTAACTCGTTCGATAGATGACGGAGTGGATTTTgagtcggcggcagcgccgactGAACTAGGTTGGTCGTCCTCTGGACAGACAGCTTTGCGAAATGGCGGTATGAATACCCGCATTTTCTCGTATGCACCTACGAACACCTATCGCACGTATGATACTACCAGACTGTTTGCTTATATATATGGTTAGCTCTCCGGATAAGCGCTCGGAAGTTATTTCTATTCAGTGTCTGTACACTTCatcggcgagctgcgctcTGGTTTCTGAGGTTCCTGCATAAAATGAGGCGTGCTACCTAtggatttttttttttataGGTGAACTGAGGGCCGCACGTCAGTAACTTTGGATGCACCGGCCGTGGCTGGCCGACTCGCTCACGTTGATGCGCGTCTCGTACGGGCGCCGTTCAAAAATCGGACTGGGCTCATTAACTACATGTCTAAAACGACAAGGCATTGGGCATCGTCAACCCGTCCGTTACCCCGTCCGCTTGTCTGTCCGTAGGTCGGCCCGGAGGTACGATGAATCCTAGACCAGTCGACCGAGAAAAAGTGTGGTTGCAAGAGAACGTGTTGTGGTATCAGGGTGCTCAACCTGCGGTGCTGACTGAGCACTGAAGGTTTCTTAGAACAGACTTTACTGCATGACCAATTGCGGTTCACTGTGCACACACCTTTGTGACACGCAGCATATAGAGCTTGACATGGCGGTCTAGACGTAAGGAGTGGGAATCCGGTCCGTAAAAAGACCGGCTACTTCTTCGACAGCTCGCCGCCATACGAACCAATGTCTCTGAAAGCGGCTTCAACACTAGAAGCCCAGTCCACTCCCATGCGTCGCGCTATGCTGCATATGTCAGCAGGCGGCTCAGCCTTAAATTCCATCGGAGCGCCGTTACCAGGGTGGTCAAATCGCAGAAGGTACGCATGCAAGAATGGCCTGACACATGGTTTTTCAGTGGATGACTGAAAAAACGCAGAGTCTGCGTCTGGATTCAAAGAGTGTGCGCCCTTTCCCCGCGTACGTGTGGCCAGCTTCGCCGGACGCGGGGCATCGGCAGCAGGCCTATCAGGGAATGGAAACCAGTGTGTTCTTGCTCTGTTGCCGTACACAGGATCTCCCATAAGGGGGTGCCCGATATACTCTAGGTGTGCACGGATTTGGTGGGTCCTGCCCGTCAGAGCCAGCGCTGCAAACAAACCGCAGTCGCCATTGCCTCCTAGCGGAGCAAAGACAGTGAAGCCAGGTTTCGCTCTCGCCACAAAAGCACGCTTGTCATGTGATAAGCTACTAGCTGGCATGAGAATGCTCGGGCTCCGTTCGATGGCCACAGCCTCCATCTTCCCTCTCATTGTCGGGTGCCTTCTGATGGGTGCGTCAACCTCGTGGAGCCAGTGCATTTCCGGGGTGCAGAGCCCGATGTATCCTTTGACGACTTTCCTTTGTGCCCACTGGTACTTCAGgttctctgccgcggcgaatGTCTTCGCAGCCACAAGGACACCGCTGGTTCCGATGTCAAGCCTGTGCACTACTGCACTGGGCCTAGATATTGCTACCGGAAGGCCAAGACGTGCCCCTAGCACCTGCGTGCTCACGGACTCACGCAGCCCATCGGCTGCTGTGGTGGAGTCTTGCTCATAAGCAGCAGACATGTTTTCCGTAGTAGACGTTGCCGTGCGCCGCACCAATGTCCTTCCAGATGCCTCTCTTGCCAGGCTGCTGAAAGCAGCCTGCTTTGCCAGGGGAAGGAATGTCTCTGGAAAACCGCGGTCAGAGCACAGAAACTTGTAAAAAAGGCGCTGCACAACAGAGCCGAGGCGGTTGTGCTTGTCAATATCTGACAGAAAGATCCCACAAAGAGGCACAAGCATTCGTGAGCCACCAGCCGAACGGCATGGGCTGGCGCGTCGAACAGTTTTCTTCTCACACCTGCATCAACTGCACTCAGTTGAGAAAGGAACTACTAGGATGCGGCACAAGCTacgacagagacagcagaggtTCCCTGTGGGTCGCTAAGGCCAAGGTGTCTTGCATTTTTACGACTGGGCGTGAAGTCAGTATAAGTAAGTTGCCAGTGCTGAAAGTGCAACACGAGCCCTCAAGGAGCCTTTGCATAGCCGATTCTTCCCAGTCCCCTGACCAGAATTCCTGACGCCTCTACATCGGCTTTAACATGCGCTTCATGTGCTGACGTACT is a genomic window of Besnoitia besnoiti strain Bb-Ger1 chromosome IV, whole genome shotgun sequence containing:
- a CDS encoding hypothetical protein (encoded by transcript BESB_055950), whose amino-acid sequence is MGCAHSKKQRKQGAKVTKVAAAFEAGKAGAATSQAKNAEAERKRREEHLGKLRKSKTHKAHKQAAEKKVAECFKDKPPTGGTAPPQYRRGS
- a CDS encoding hypothetical protein (encoded by transcript BESB_055960), with product MRRVPVVSGEGEEVEEDSGSSQSVPVTFRTADRSDQHGREAGDSATTKQKEMTDELPTALPQMADGVPGLVSDVYASDEGHILESSEEPKSEEFSSKDELAGKQPPQEALEIRKPKEERGEGKREEQEREFCLRGRAQPEQAERLSGGSASGSAYAEPRQRSADSSSADIKQVVLEYEPVPDRQTQKSGYALVDSVNSFLDSWLVPEEGAKVVPPPAPIVAPVVVTKVDSAPQPHCRGEEAESVWSQLRSLQACTHIDLYETRPECPKCHQPLPGDKRPQPQTWTRWIFKQCEEPVDLQAEFLVYPNPLVYIGRPRPDIDQPWFGTTSYVPA
- a CDS encoding SNF2 family N-terminal domain-containing protein (encoded by transcript BESB_055970); the protein is MRVFIPPFRKAVCPEDDQPSSVGAAADSKSTPSSIERVKIEGSGTHWLRSRLMACCVLHENTAEMREGAPRIPPTTAAGRTEATGPITSSEFLGYKVLYTKRSLKKRKRYNDGILLVKAGSLVLINDAGTDVAKLSVKRGWSDDKGPGSTLVLGNFELELCERILKEDYSSGRSFINNCESSRIQINEPQAKATRRFRTPAQSHHLYHWRETSTKEVTVPPGALQIAVWEEPTGAHQPIWIDAFLNTHLRPHQKEGVCWMYSQLLKGEGCILADTMGLGKTIQALSLLWVAVSQPAWRRPLASKCCVVCPASLVGNWTHEIKKWLGNRITFLVASGDGKETKTTLQQFAAANTCKLVIISYDQLRKLSGSITSSIDMLICDEGHRLKSSRTQTARNLLQLPCKHRIILSGTPLQNDVDELHACCSFVRPGAMPDHRIFAKVFKEPILKARLPTATMAEKQLGKIRVNGVSAVQSRFMLRRTDEVLIPFVPPKKTIAIFVNLVDRQKLIYEAVCNPAQAAQLSVKGRRQLDDVMRAILSNPLYINARRKRRSPFSNQLQGIPDTFEDAVFGGSAGIHPSLIGRQGLSSCVWPDCETRHSISPSSQVVIVSNFTSTLDSIEIAMLAKGYTFLRLDGSTLVKERTGIVQSFNESKEYFAFLLSSKAGGVGLNLTGANRLILVDPDWNPANDKQALSRVWRPGQKNPVYIYRLIGARTIEERILQRQRYKTTLSEVALRVLRRKCKP